AAAAATGGGGTAACGtgaaatataaaaaaagaaaagaagaggggAAAACAGACTGAAGATCCCAAACCTGGAtgctgaaaaagaaaatcagggaGGTCTAGGGCTGCAGGAATATGAATGAACACAATGGTTACCAGAGGACTTCGTTGGTGGGCAGGCCACCCCCTTATTGCAAGAACCCCAGGACTGAAGATCCGTATTGGTGGAATGACAATCATCTGCTGTATCAGCATTTTCCGAAGTGGGGATGAGGATGTAATGTTTAATTTGGAAATATAAGAAAATTCCCAAACCACCTTGGTTTGTTGATGTGGGTTTAAAATAAATGTCATATGCATAACTTTAAGAGGGagattataaaaatattattattagtagtaaatTATTTCTGTTCAATTTGCAGATATATTTTAAGGACACAAAATGGAACAGCAGAATTTCAACACCATAGTGACAGAATTTGTTCTCGTAGGCCTCACTCAGAATCGTAAGCTACAGTATTTTCTCTTTGTGGTCTTCTTCATAGTCTACATGACAACGTGGGTGGGAAACTTCACCATCATTGTTGCCGTGATCACCGACCACCAGCTGCACACTCCGATGTACTTCCTGCTGGCCAACTTGGCTTTCCTAGATGTCAGCGACTCCTCAGTCAATGCACGCAAAGTGCTGTCAGGTCTCCTCTTTCAGTGCAATATCATCTCGTTCAATGAGTGCCTCCTCCAGATGTTCTTCTTCCATTTCATCGGTGCTGCAATGACGTTTTGTCTTGTGATGATGGCAGTCGATCGGTATGTGGCCATCTATAAACCACTGCAATACTTGACTATCATGAACCGAGGTGTATGTGTGGGGTTGGGGTCACTGGCATGGCTGGGTGGATTTGCTCACTCTTTTGTACAGATTGAACTGATTCTCCAGTTACCGTTCTGTGGACCTAATGTCCTAGACAATTTCTACTGTGATGTTCCACAAATTATCAAACTGGCCTGCACTGACACCTACTTGATTGAACTATTGATGGTCTTCAACAGTGGGCTGCTTCTCATAATAGTCTTCATCTTTCTACTCACTTCAAACACCGTCATCTTAGTCAAGATAAGGACACATGTCATGGAGGGGAAGCACAAGTCTTTGGCCACCTGTGGAACACAGATTACAGTTGTGAGCTTAATATTCATTCCTGGCATCTTCATCTATGTTCGGCCCTTCAGGAAATTCCCCATGGAAAAGTTAGTCTCAGTCCTGTACACTCTAATCACCCCAATGCTGAATCCAATGATCTACACGCTGAGAAATGCCGAGATGAAAAAGTCCATCAGGAGACTGATTAGGAGAATGCTGTTACCAGGGAGGAAAAGAGAGGCATGATTTATATTTTCGAAAGAAATTGTGTTCAGAAATAAATCACAGACCAAGGGTCAGAATCCTTAATGAAGTCTACAgggcctgtcaaggctgcttccccactctgaactttagggtacaaatgtgggggcctgcatgaaaacttctaagcttaactaccagcttagatctggtccgctgccaccattcccaaagctaattcccttccctgcgaagccttgagaaactcttcaccaattccctggtgaatacagatccaaaccccttggatcttagaacaaggagaaattaaccatcccccctccttccacccaCCAACTcatggtggatcaagatccaacccccttggatctaaaaacaaggaaaaaatcagtcaggttcttaaaaggaaGGCTttcaattaaagaaaaaggtaaaaatcatctctgtaaaatcaggatggaaaataactttacagggtaatcaaacttaaagagctcagaggacccccctctagccttaggttcaaagtacagcaaacagagataaacactctagtaaaaggtacatttacaagttgagaaaacaaaggtaaactaacatgccttgcctggctgtttacttacaagtttgaaatatgagagacttgttcagaaagatgtggagagcctggattgatgtctggtccctcttagtcccaagagcgaacaaccccaaaacaaagagcacaaacaaaagccttcccccccaagatttgaaagtatcttgtccccttattggtcctttgggtcaggtgtcagccaggttacctgagcttcttaaccctttacaggtaagaggattttggagtctctggccaggagggattttatagtactgtacacaggagagctgttacccttccctttatagttatgacacgccacccaaatcacagatagtgttggacagccggttccacactggctgtgatttcttcctggagctctaggagaaaacagagttaataagacacatgcacctttagacatgtGTCTATACTTTTATATAatctactgattatataaaaactaacaatatgttccacattccaagaacaatttttaaccagttgattctggaaaactttcccgggagagtgcatcagccactttgttagaagcccctgaaatgtgttgtatttcaaaatcaaaatcttggagagctaaactccaccgaagaagttttttgttattccccttggcggtatgaagccactgtagcgcagcatggtctgtttgtagttggaaacgccgtccccaaacatatgggcatagcttttccagcgcgtacacaatggcatagcattccttttcgctgattgaccagtggctttccctctcagacagtttctcgctgagaaacacgacaggatggaatccttgatctggtccttcctgcattaaaactgctcccacgccccgcttagacgcatctgtggttactaggaacggtttgtcaaagtctggggcccttagcacagggtcagacatgagtgtcgccttaagctggttaaaggccttttgacactcatcagtccactgaactgcatttggctgtttctttctggttaggtctgtcagcggggcagcgatttggctgcagtgtggtacaaatcacctataatatccggccaagcctaaggaggattggacctgtttctttgactttggaaccggccacttttggatagcatccactttggcctgtaggggatttatagttccttgacccacccggtgccccaggtaagtcactctgttttggcctatttgacagtttttagccttaacagttagtcctgcctgccggatgcgctcggagactttttccaggtgctccaggtgttctgtccatgaatcagaaaaaatggccacatcatcgaggtaggcaactgcagattcttccaatcccgctaggagaccatctacaagtctttggaaggtggcgggtgcatttcgcaacccgaaagggagtacattgaattcatacacccctgcctgggtgacgaaggctgacctttccttagcggtttcatctagtggtacttgccagtacactttggttaagtctaaagtagagatgaattgggcatgtcccaatttctccaatagctcatctgtgcgtggcattggatagttgtcaggacgagttacagcatttagcttacggtagtccacgcaaaagcgtatttccccatctggtttgggaactagaaaaACTGTTGCccatgcccatgcactgttagaggggccgattacacccatctgtagcatgtcctggatctccctttgtatagcagtttgggcatgaggtgattcccagtagggtggggttctaattgggtgagcattacctgtgtcaatggagtggtatgcccgttcggtccatcctggagtggctgagaaaattggtgcaaagcttgtgcacagctccttgatctgctgtcgctgcagacgtccaagggtcatggagaggttcaaCTCTTCCACTCCACcatccctttttccttcgtaggagacaccttcaggccactccgcgtcatctgtttcctgggctgtaaactggcaaacgtttaattctctggaataaaagggcttaagagaattaacatggtataccttaggctttatgttggaggtgggagaggctatgagatagttaacagctcctaggtgcttctggaccgtgaatggtccttcccacgacacttcccttttatgggcctggagcgcctttaagaccatgactcggTCTcttactttgaaggaccgttctctggaatgtttatcataccagaccttttgctcttcctgagcgtcctttaggttttctttagcaagggctaaagagtgtcggagggtgctttgtaggttgcttacaaagtctagaatgttagttcctggagaaggtgtaaacccctcccattgctgcttcaccaactgtaatggccccttaacctcgcggccatacacaagttcaaatggtgaaaaccctaaactgggatgtggtacagccctgtaggcaaaaagcaactgctgcaacactaggtcccaatcattggagtgttcatttacgaatttacgtatcatggcccccaaagttccattaaacctctccaccaggccattggtttgatggtggtaaggggtggcaaccaagtgattcaccccatgagcttcccacaggtttttcatggtccctgccaggaaattagttcccgaatctgtaaggatgtcggagggccaacctaccatggcaaaaatgtctgctaatgcctggcacacacttttagccctggtgttgcttaagggtactgcttccggccatcgggtagcaaaatccgtgaaagtcagtatgtactgctttcctctgggtgtcttctttgggaaaggacgcagaatatccacagctactcgctgaaatgggacctcaataatgggtagtggctggagaggggctttaacctggtcttggggctttcccactcgttggcacacctcacaagaccgtacataattagcaacatccttgcccattccctcccagtggaaggacttccccaaccggtctttggttctgttcaccccagaatggccactgggatgatcatgggctaagctcatgAGCTTTACccaatacttagtgggaactaccaactgtctttgaggatgccagtcttcctggtgcccaccagaaagagtctccttgtataaaagtccttgttctacaacaaaccaggatcggttagaagagctgagaggaggTGGGGTGCTCCGtaccgccgcccaagctttctgaaggctgtcatctgcttcctgcttggcctggaactgttcccttgatgctggagacatcagttcctccttggactgtggactggggcttggaccctctggaagcgatgcaggtgctggggctgtttccattgactgcaaaccgctgtccgctggtgcactatgtggtatttcaggctctggctgagcctcttgggtaggattatctgctgcttccaccagttcagactcgctggtgccctctggcattggagttgtagacgggtttgccagcgctggactcagtgctggcaatggttctgttggtggttgcgttgccagttccggttctgggactggctttggctgggtctctgggattggatccactacggctgttgcagtcattggcaggggatccggttccaccacctttgtttgggtctctggtaacacagacggggccctggtggacggctcaggaacagggatgggggtgaaagcgtgcttagcctggctgcgggtgactattcccaccctcttggctagcttcacatggttggccaagtcttcccccagcagcatggggatgggataattgtcatagattgcaaaagtccacattcctgaccagcccttgtactgaacatgcaacttggctgtaggcaaagttacagactgtgacatgaagggttgactTGTCACTGGAacctctgggttgatgagtttggggtccactagggattggtggatagttgacacttgtgccccagtgtccctccaagagataaccttctttccgcccactctcaaggtttcccttctctccgagggtatgagagaggcatctgggtctggggatctttggtgtgattgtggtgtaatgaactgtaatcggttggggttcttggggcagtgagcctttatatgtcccagttcattacatttaaaacatcgccctgctaaggtatcaccagggcgatgttggttggtggagactggtgtggtggggtgagaaggcgtctggggtttcccttgggatgtgggtggggccttgggttgtccccggtggtaaggttttgttttgggttgccccttctgatattcgctccaactgctactagttttttttcttttctgccaactccacccatttggctccaatctcccccgcctcggttacaggtTTGGGCTTCCCATcgaggatgtacctttctatttcctcaggaacaccctctaaaaactgctccatttttactagggaaagcagatcttccagagatttaacatttgctcctgatacccaggcatcacaatttttgtcaatgtggtaggcatgtcgggtaaatgacacgtctggtttccaccttagggctctgaaccgccgacgggcatgcttgggtgttagccccattctgagtctggccttgtttttaaaaagttcataactgttcatgtgttccttaggcatttcagccgccacctctgctaagggtccactgagctgcggcctcagctctaccatgtactggtctgtagtgatgctgtacccaaggcaggccctttcaaaattttctaaaaaggcctcagtatcatcgcctgccttgtaggtggggaattttctgggatgggaagtggtacctggagagggtttgctaggattggctggtatatccggcctagcccttgctaattccagttcatagaatcatagaatcatagaatatcagggttggaagggacctcaggaggtcatctagtccaaccccctgctcaaagcaggaccaaccccaactaaatcatcccagccagggcgttgtcaagcctgaccttaaaaacctctaaggaaggagataccaccacctccctaggtaaagcattccagtgcttcaccaccctcctagtgaaaacgtttttcctaatatccaacctaaacttccccccctgcaacttgagaccattactccttattctgtcatctggtaccactgagaacagtctagatccatcctctttggaaccccctttcaggtagttgaaagcagctatcaaatcccccctcattcttctcttctgcagactaaacaatcccagttccctcagcctctcctcataagtcatgtgctccagccccctaataatttttgttgctttctgctggactccttccaattttccacatccttcttgtagtgtggggcccaaaactggacacagtactccagatgaggcctcaccaatgtcgaatagaggggaaagatcacgtccctcgatctgctggcaatgcccctacttatacagtccaaaatgccattagccttcttggcaacaagggcacactgttgactcatatccaacttctcatccactgtaacccctaggtccttttctgcagaactgcttcctagccattcggtccctagtctgtagtagtgcatgggattcttccgtcctaagtgcaggactctgcacttgtccttgttgaacctcatcaggtttcttttctaaaccttttattatttttgttgctctcttctgactctctccagtttgtccacatctttcctaaagtgtgatgcccagaacagAACTCCACCTGAGGCATCCCAATGCTGAGtggagtgggacagttacctcccgtgtcttacatacaacacttctgtaaatacaccccagaataatattagcttttttttttttgcagctgcatcattgttgactcattcagtttgtgatctataacccccagatccttttcagcagtactcccATCTAGCCAgttttttcccattttgtagatggcaatttgatttttctttcctaaatgaagtactttgcacttgtttttattgaatttcatcttgttgatttcagaccaattctccaatttgtcaaagtccttttgaattctacTTCTGTCCTCCAAAACgcttccaacccctcccagcttggtgtcatctgcaaattttgaaagcatgcttcctctctttttgcctctcctccatctctttttctttcagctccatagctctcttgtgggcctcctctttggctttctcttctctttcatgggcctcctctttggctttcttttcagcttcttgcttgatttttttttaattgaagcagtctctgatgtttttttttcattttcttctgcttctagtctggccagttccagtttgttagctacttctttggtagtcattttcctgttttcctgtgctgggccacacccctctgcagttgactgaaactgggatgcactcagctcagacTGCTGCTggggtaacagagactttctaactagctatccccgagtagaaagaaagaaaacaattcagcttgtaaattccttttaccagctgtttgctcattgattgaacccttcttttaacaaagacccttgttaaaaaaaacttaacacctctgccttcaggcaaggagagataagatatgcatctaccttcagctctgctttccaagcagctagaaaagaggggggggggaaatcttactggcttttggtttaaaatgatcccaccgctctgccaccatgtcaaggctgcttccccactctgaactttagggtacaaatgtgggggcctgcatgaaaacttctaagcttaactaccagcttagatctggtctgctgccaccattcccaaagctaattcccttccctgggaagccttgagaaactcttcaccaattccctggtgaatacagatccaaaccccttggatcttaaaacaaggagaaattaaccatcccccctccttccttccaccaactccttgtggatcaagatccaacccccttggatctaaaaacaaggaaaaaatcagtcaggttcttaaaaagaaggcttttaattaaagacaaaggtaaaaatcatctctgtaaaatcaggatggaaaataactttacagggtaatcaaacttaaagagctcagaggacccccctctagccttaggttcaaagtacagaaaacagagataaacactctagtaaaaggtacatttacaagttgagaaaacaaaggtaaactaacatgccttgcctggctgtttacttacaagtttgaaatatgagagacttgttcagaaagatgtggagagcctggattgatgtctggtccctcttagtcccaagagcgaacaaccccaaaacaaagagcacaaacaaaagccttcccctccaagatttgaaagtatcttgtccccttattggtcctttgggtcaggtgtcagccaggttacctgagcttcttaaccctttacaggtaaaaggattttggagtctctggccaggaaggattttatagtactgtacacaggagagctgttacccttccctttatagttatgacagggccaGTTGGTGTAAATAAGTAGAACTCCATTGGAAACAATAGACCAGGACCTCAGTTTGTGTAAATCGACCTAGCTGCACTGGGCTCAGAGAGCCAGATCACTAGCCAGTGTAAATGTCCATAGacccattcatagaatcatagtatcatagaatatcagggttggaagggacctcaggaggacatctagtccaaccccctgctcaaagcaggaccaattcccaactaaatcatcccagccagggctttgtcaagccgggccttaaaaacctccaaggaaggagattccaccacctccctaggtaaagcattccagtgcttcaccaccctcctagtgaaatagtgcttcctaatatccaacctagacctcccccactgcaacttgagagcattgctccttgttctgtcatctgccaccactgagaacagccgagctccatcctctttggaaccccccctcaggtagttgaaagcagctatcaaatcccccctcattcttctcttctggagactaaataatcccagttcccacagcctctcctcataagtcatgtgctccagacccctaatcatttttgttgccctctgctggactctttccaatatttccacatccttcttgtagtgtgggacccaaaaccagacacagtactccagatgaggcctcaccaatgttgaataaaggggaacgatcacgttccttgatctgctggcaatgcccctacttatatagcccaaaatgccattagccttcttggcaacaagagcacactgttgactcatatccagcttctcgtccactgtgacccctaggtccttttctgcagaactgctacctagccattcggtccctagtctgtagcagtgcataggattcttccgtcctaagtgcaggactctgcacttgtccttgttgaacctcatcaggctttttttggcccaatcctctaatttgtctaggtccctctgtatctgatccctatcctccagcgtatctaccacgccgcccagtttagtgtcatctgcaaacttgctgagaatgcagtccacaccatcctccagatcattaataaagatagtaaacaaaaccggccccaggaccaacccttggggcactccgcttgaaaccggctgccaactagacatggagccattgatcactatgcgttgagcccgacgatctagccagctttctatccaccttacagtccattcatccagtccatacttctttaacttggcagcaagaatactgtgggagaccgtatcaaaagctttgctaaagtcaaggaataacacatccactgctttcccctcatccacagagccagttatctcatcatagaaggcaattaggttagtcaggcacgacttccccttggtgaatcc
This DNA window, taken from Emys orbicularis isolate rEmyOrb1 chromosome 12, rEmyOrb1.hap1, whole genome shotgun sequence, encodes the following:
- the LOC135886175 gene encoding olfactory receptor 4D2-like — protein: MEQQNFNTIVTEFVLVGLTQNRKLQYFLFVVFFIVYMTTWVGNFTIIVAVITDHQLHTPMYFLLANLAFLDVSDSSVNARKVLSGLLFQCNIISFNECLLQMFFFHFIGAAMTFCLVMMAVDRYVAIYKPLQYLTIMNRGVCVGLGSLAWLGGFAHSFVQIELILQLPFCGPNVLDNFYCDVPQIIKLACTDTYLIELLMVFNSGLLLIIVFIFLLTSNTVILVKIRTHVMEGKHKSLATCGTQITVVSLIFIPGIFIYVRPFRKFPMEKLVSVLYTLITPMLNPMIYTLRNAEMKKSIRRLIRRMLLPGRKREA